CCGCCGGGCGGAATGGGCCGGAATTGACGTTCAACGGGACGCAGCGGTTCGGCGCTTTGAAGCTGATCTCGACCGCATCCACCCCCCTGCCCCGGCACCGGACCCGCCAGGCTACAAAGGCTCGCTGCGGCCCTATCAGCGAACAGGCTACGACTGGCTGTGGTTTCTGCATACCAACGGATTCCACGGCATCTTGGCGGACGAAATGGGGCTGGGGAAAACCCACATGACCATGGCCCTGTTGCTCGCCGCCGCGCAGGAGGACCCTGGGCGGCCTTCGCTCGTGGTCTGCCCTACCTCGGTGCTTGATCACTGGGAAGACAAGATCGGCGAGTATGCGCCGTCCTTGGCGCCACAGCGCTACCATGGGTTTACCCGCGGGGCTCTGGCGACCGGCACGCTGCCGCCCGTGGTGCTGACCACGTACACCCTGCTGGCCCGCGAGATCGAGGTCTTCAAGTCCTTGGAGTGGAACTACGTAGTCCTGGACGAGGCGCAGAAAATCAAGAACCCCTCGACCCAAACCGCCAAGGCCGCCAAAGCACTCTCAGCGCGCCACCGTTTGGCGCTGACCGGCACGCCGATCGAGAACCGGCTGGCCGAGCTGTGGTCGATCTTCGACTTTTTGCTGCCGGGCTATCTGGGCAGCGTCCGGTCGTTCCGCCAGGAGTTCGAGCGGCCCATCGCCAAGTACAGCGACCGGGGTAAGGAGGCCGTGCTCAAGCGCGCGATCCACCCGTTCAAGCTCCGCCGACTCAAGGCCGACGTGCTCAAGGAACTCCCGCCCAAGGTGGACGACATCCACCACTGCCGCCTCTCGCCGGCCCAGACCGCGATCTACCGGGCGCTGGTCGCGCGTGAAGGCCAGCGCCTGGCCGAAGACATCCGGCTGGGCTCGCAGCCGATCCCGTATATCCACGTCTTCGCGCTGCTCTCGCGCCTCAAGCAGCTCTGCGATCACCCCTCGCTGGTCATCAACGGACCCAAGGGACGCGCGATGCCTTCTGGCAAGTTCGACCTGTTCGCCGAACTCATGGAGGAGGCACTGGATGGGGGCGCGAAGGTCGTGGTCTTTACGCAGTATCTGGGCATGATCGATCTGATCTCGGCGTGGCTCACAAAGCACCGCGTCGACTTCGTTGAGCTGCGTGGCGCCACGCGCGACCGCCGCGCCGTGGTACGTCGGTTTCAGACCGAGCCCGCGTGCCGCGTGTTCGTCGGGAGCTTGCTCGCCGGCGGCTTGGGCATCGACCTCACTGCGGCCTCGGTCGTCATTCATTACGATCGCTGGTGGAACGCGGCGCGCGAAAACCAGGCCACTGACCGCGTGCACCGCATCGGCCAGACGCGGGGCGTGCAGGTGATCAAGCTGATCACCCGAGGAACATTAGAGGACAAGATCGACCGGATGATCCGCGAAAAAGCCCGACTCCTGGACTCGATCGTGGAAGAGGACGCGGCCACGCTCAAGGCGTTCACGCGGGAGGAGCTGATCGAATTGCTGACGAGTTCGCCCGGGGACGCGGAATAAACCGCCCTCCGTGATCAAACGATCCAAACTCCGTAAGGACTTCGCGCGCCTGCTCACTCAGGACGCGGTGGCGCACGCCAACGGGGTGCCGGTCACGTACGTTAAAGCCCTGGCGCAATGGCTTCCGAGCTCGCCGAACGCGGTGACGGCCGAGCAGCATGCTGCTCGGCCGTCACGGAACCGCGTCTTCTGCGAACGGTCTCACAAAATGGTGGAGGCGGCGGGAATTGCACCCGCGTCCGAAGACCGTCGGCTCTCAGTGCCTACGTGCGTAGCCCCGTTTCAGATTCGCCACCGTCGATGCCCGGGGCGGGCGCGACGACCGCTAGCTTGAGTCGCTCTCGCCGGGCCTCCCTCAAGCGGGGAGGACCAGCCAGCCTGTTTGTCGGCGCCGTTTCGTAGGACAGGCCGCCTACGGTGAAACGACGCGCGGCTTAAGCCGCGAGTGCCAGTTCTTGATTGGCAGTTGTGACATTCCCAGTTGTTTTACGAGCCCTCTGGGACCTCGGCACGCCACTCAGAACGTCGGAATCTCCGTCGAGCCTATTCGCCCCCCTTCGTTTGGGCCGGAATCGGCCCATCTGCTGCGTTGCGCCCTCCGCTCCGTTCCTCACGTACGAACCAGTACGCTCCGGTACGGTGCTCGGCTGCGCCTTGCATCTGGGCCGATTCCGGCCCAAACGCCGTCCTTTCGCTAACTCCTCTGTCGCTCACGAACGCCGCGCCGAATTTCGCGGTCCGCTTCGCGGCGTTTGATCGACTCGCGCTTGTCCGGGCCGGTTTTGCCCTTGGCCAGCGCCAACTCGACCTTCGCGCGACCGGCTTTATTAAAATACAGTTTCAGCGGGATGATCGTCAACCCGCGCTCTTGTGTTTTCCCCAGCAGGCGCTGAATTTCCTGCCGGTGCAGCAGCAGTTTACGCACGCGCAAAGGGTCGTGGTTTTGGATGTTCCCATGGCTATAGGGTTGAATGTGGGCGTGGTACAAGAGCACTTCGCCGTTCTCAATGCGCGCGAAGCTGTCCTGGAGACTGGCCTTGCCCTCGCGGAGGGCCTTGACCTCGGTTCCCATCAATGCGATGCCGGCTTCGAACGTCTCCAGGACATGGTAGTCGTGAAACGCACGGCGGTTGCTCGCGACAATGTGCTCGGCCCTCTGGGTTTTCATCGCGCCGATTATACCATTGACGCTTTTTGCCGCCGGCCGTAGCGCCGCGGTCAAAGCGCACGGGGGTTGCTCACACCGCAATGGTTTTCGTTTGGATTGACGCGGTTCGCGGAAAAGCCGTAGGATTCCGCGTCGGAGACCGGCGTGCGTCCTACCGAAACCCTCATCCCCTCGCTCTTCGCCTCGTTCGGACTCACGGCCAAGCTGGACGAGCACCGGTTGATCGCGGCCTGGCCTCGGATCGTCGGGCCGCAAATCGCGGCTCACGCAGCGCCGCAGGAGGTGCGCGG
The sequence above is a segment of the Nitrospirota bacterium genome. Coding sequences within it:
- a CDS encoding DEAD/DEAH box helicase, with the translated sequence MASSLATVTLPQVRALAAPVVFRRGVEYQRGGAVVQLTPTASGTLWARVQGTEALPYTVSVSPVGPAGLLWECTCPFFEGSGEICKHVVSVLLEWIARRERRTAGHLISVSPRTAGWAPTWSPWSFPAQPDVFSAPSLLDPVSWVDLRLDLIEYPDGPPQVELRFQPPGTDEDAVLTLPVSLTPEALTTLRGRAKFSPQALDTKLLRTSLLPELRATYDAEGRLVLTPSFRHPSRTGRMPGPRMVRVSPTWIWSDGVFFRNEVVPDAFDAYFEPGAPSVLEGDTIRRFLEEEAPRLAQYPRYRPAPDVAASRLLPPPELKAVSAQGRDRDWLWLDPTYEVGGHSFTLSELLTAAESKQRLRRGHDWIAPPLELAPAWESVGGRVEQGRVALPRLGYLRRRAEWAGIDVQRDAAVRRFEADLDRIHPPAPAPDPPGYKGSLRPYQRTGYDWLWFLHTNGFHGILADEMGLGKTHMTMALLLAAAQEDPGRPSLVVCPTSVLDHWEDKIGEYAPSLAPQRYHGFTRGALATGTLPPVVLTTYTLLAREIEVFKSLEWNYVVLDEAQKIKNPSTQTAKAAKALSARHRLALTGTPIENRLAELWSIFDFLLPGYLGSVRSFRQEFERPIAKYSDRGKEAVLKRAIHPFKLRRLKADVLKELPPKVDDIHHCRLSPAQTAIYRALVAREGQRLAEDIRLGSQPIPYIHVFALLSRLKQLCDHPSLVINGPKGRAMPSGKFDLFAELMEEALDGGAKVVVFTQYLGMIDLISAWLTKHRVDFVELRGATRDRRAVVRRFQTEPACRVFVGSLLAGGLGIDLTAASVVIHYDRWWNAARENQATDRVHRIGQTRGVQVIKLITRGTLEDKIDRMIREKARLLDSIVEEDAATLKAFTREELIELLTSSPGDAE
- the smpB gene encoding SsrA-binding protein SmpB, coding for MKTQRAEHIVASNRRAFHDYHVLETFEAGIALMGTEVKALREGKASLQDSFARIENGEVLLYHAHIQPYSHGNIQNHDPLRVRKLLLHRQEIQRLLGKTQERGLTIIPLKLYFNKAGRAKVELALAKGKTGPDKRESIKRREADREIRRGVRERQRS